The following are encoded together in the Cyanobacterium aponinum PCC 10605 genome:
- a CDS encoding nucleotidyltransferase family protein: protein MIPNKNQINISHHAISQLCQKYHIKKLALFGSVLRDDFTSQSDIDILVEFIEGKTPGFRFIEIQDKLTQLLGRTVDLNTAQDLSCYFRDEVVNNAQVIYEKN from the coding sequence ATGATTCCTAACAAAAATCAAATAAATATTTCTCATCACGCCATTAGTCAATTATGTCAAAAATATCATATTAAAAAACTAGCTCTTTTTGGCTCGGTATTAAGAGATGATTTTACTTCTCAAAGTGATATAGACATCTTAGTGGAATTTATTGAAGGTAAAACCCCCGGTTTTCGTTTTATCGAAATTCAAGATAAATTAACTCAATTATTAGGGCGAACTGTTGATCTAAATACTGCTCAAGATTTAAGTTGTTATTTTCGAGATGAAGTGGTAAACAATGCACAGGTGATTTATGAGAAAAACTGA
- a CDS encoding HepT-like ribonuclease domain-containing protein, whose protein sequence is MRKTDIVRLQHMIDSGKKAISFTLNRQRVDLDQDEMLTLALVRLLEILGEAGKNVSEATKAKSPNIPWRLICGTRDRLIHAYFDINLDIVWEIVNQDLPSLIPQLESLLNEIKNN, encoded by the coding sequence ATGAGAAAAACTGATATTGTACGTTTACAACACATGATAGATTCTGGAAAAAAGGCGATTTCTTTTACCCTCAATAGACAAAGAGTAGATTTAGATCAAGATGAAATGCTTACCCTTGCATTGGTACGTCTTTTGGAAATTTTAGGAGAAGCGGGAAAAAACGTTTCTGAAGCCACCAAAGCAAAATCTCCAAATATACCTTGGCGTTTAATTTGTGGTACGCGCGATCGCCTGATTCATGCCTATTTTGATATTAATCTGGATATAGTATGGGAAATTGTGAATCAAGATTTGCCTTCTCTTATTCCCCAATTAGAAAGCCTATTAAATGAAATTAAAAATAATTAA
- a CDS encoding NADP-dependent isocitrate dehydrogenase, protein MFEKLTPPEVGSKIKFDNGQPIVPDDPIIPFIRGDGTGVDIWPATEKVINAAVEKAYGGKRKINWFKIYAGDEACEKYGTYQYLPEDTLTAIREYGIAIKGPLTTPVGGGIRSLNVALRQIFDLYACVRPCRYYEGTPSPHKSPEKLDVIVYRENTEDIYLGIEWKQGSEVGAKLISLLNEELIPATAEFKNKQIPLDAGIGIKPISKKGSQRLVRRAIQNALRLPKHKQMVTLVHKGNIMKYTEGAFRDWGYELATTEFRAECVTERESWILSNKEANPDISIEDNARQIEPGYDSLTPEKKETIKKEVESVLNTIWDTHGNGQWQDKIMINDRIADSIFQQIQTRPDEYSILATMNLNGDYLSDAAAAIVGGLGMGPGANIGDNCAIFEATHGTAPKHAGLDRINPGSVILSGVMMLEFMGWQEAADLIRNGISRAIASRQVTYDLARMMTPPVEPPLKCSEFAQAIIDNFDN, encoded by the coding sequence ATGTTTGAAAAATTAACTCCCCCTGAAGTTGGAAGTAAAATAAAATTTGATAATGGACAACCTATTGTACCTGATGATCCTATTATTCCCTTCATTAGAGGAGATGGTACAGGAGTGGATATTTGGCCTGCTACTGAAAAAGTGATTAATGCCGCAGTAGAAAAGGCTTATGGTGGCAAACGTAAAATAAATTGGTTTAAAATTTATGCGGGGGATGAGGCTTGTGAAAAATATGGTACTTATCAATACCTCCCTGAAGATACTTTAACTGCTATTAGAGAATATGGTATTGCGATAAAAGGTCCTTTAACCACTCCTGTGGGTGGCGGGATTCGCTCTTTAAATGTGGCTTTAAGACAAATTTTCGATCTTTATGCTTGTGTGCGCCCTTGTCGTTATTATGAAGGTACACCATCTCCCCATAAAAGTCCTGAAAAATTAGATGTAATAGTCTATCGGGAAAATACAGAAGATATTTATCTTGGCATTGAATGGAAACAAGGTTCAGAAGTCGGTGCAAAGCTAATTTCTCTCCTCAATGAAGAATTAATCCCCGCTACTGCTGAGTTTAAAAACAAACAAATTCCCCTTGATGCTGGTATTGGTATCAAACCTATTTCTAAAAAAGGTTCTCAACGGTTGGTGCGTCGTGCCATTCAAAATGCCCTTAGATTACCAAAACATAAGCAAATGGTGACTTTGGTTCACAAAGGTAATATCATGAAATACACAGAAGGGGCTTTTCGTGATTGGGGTTATGAGTTAGCAACTACTGAATTTCGTGCAGAATGTGTCACTGAAAGGGAGTCTTGGATTTTAAGTAATAAAGAAGCTAATCCCGATATTTCCATAGAAGATAACGCCCGTCAAATTGAACCGGGTTATGATTCTCTCACCCCTGAGAAAAAAGAAACTATTAAAAAGGAAGTAGAATCAGTATTAAATACGATTTGGGATACCCATGGTAATGGACAATGGCAAGATAAAATCATGATAAACGATCGCATCGCTGATAGTATCTTCCAACAGATTCAAACTCGCCCTGATGAATATTCTATTTTAGCCACCATGAACTTAAACGGGGATTATCTCTCTGATGCCGCCGCCGCCATTGTGGGTGGTTTAGGCATGGGACCGGGTGCTAATATTGGTGACAACTGTGCTATTTTTGAAGCTACCCATGGAACAGCCCCGAAACACGCAGGACTCGATCGCATCAACCCGGGTTCAGTTATTCTTTCTGGGGTAATGATGTTAGAGTTTATGGGATGGCAGGAAGCCGCCGATTTAATTCGTAATGGTATCAGTCGTGCGATCGCATCTCGTCAAGTTACCTACGATTTAGCCAGAATGATGACTCCTCCCGTAGAACCACCGTTAAAATGTTCTGAATTTGCCCAAGCTATCATTGATAATTTTGATAATTAA